The Shinella zoogloeoides genome contains the following window.
CCAGGATTTCCGCACCTTCAGCGAAAACACCGTCGCGCTGGCGGGGTCCGGCATCCGCGCCGAACTTGCCCGCGACTGGCTGGCGCTCGCAGGTACCGTCGATCCCGCCGCCGAGGCGCAGGAGGCGACGGCCCGCACGCTGGCCGAAGCCTTCACCGCCTATCTGAAAGCCTGCAAATCCGATGAGCGTTCGCTCTCCACGCTCCCGCCCGGCCGTTTCCTGATGCCCGGCGACCTCGAAGGCTCGCCCGCCCTCACCTTCGCGCCGCTGCCGAACCTTACCAAGGGCACGCCCGCCAAGGGTTCGCTGCAGGCCATGATGGAGCGCCGCTACGAGGCCTACAAGACCCATGTGGTGCGCCCCTTCTTCCGCGAGCACTTCGCCCGGCTCGACCGGCAGATCGTGCTCATCGACGCGCTGCAGGCGATCAATCGCGGCGCGGAGGCGGTACACGATCTGGAGCGGGCGCTCGGCGACGTGCTCGATTGCTTCCGCGCCGGCACCAACAGCTTCCTCTCCTCCTTCGTCACGCGCCGCATCGACCGCATCGTGATCGCCGCGACCAAGGCGGACCACCTGCACCACGAAAGCCATCCCCGGCTGGAAGCGGTGACGCGCCGGCTGGTGGAACGCGCCATCGAGCGCATCGGCATGAGCGGCGCGGGCATCGAGGTGATGGCGCTCGCCTCCGTGCGCGCCACCCGCGAGGCGACGGTCAAGCATGGCGGCGAGGAGCTGCCGGTCATCGTCGGCGTGCCGATGGCGGGCGAGAAAATCGACGGCGAGACCTTCGACGGCGAACGGAAAACCGCGATATTTCCCGGGGACTTGCCGCAAAATCCGGATTCACTTTTCGAAGCGCTTGAATCGTCTCCTGAAGGCGCGCCGCCGCACCCTCTCAACTTCGTGCGCTTCCGCCCGCCGCATATCGAGGAGACGGGCGGCGGCCTGAAACTGTCCGTGCCGCACATCAGGCTCGACCGCGCGCTGCAATATCTCATCGGAGACCGGCTCGCATGAACGACCGCCCGCGCAAGCCCGCCGCCTTCACCCTGCCCGCCGATGCCTCGGCGATGGAGCCGCAAAGCGAAAAAAGGTCCCGCCCCCCGGCCGCCTTCGACGAGGCCGTGCGGCTGACGCCGGACGCCGAGGACCCGTTCATCGCCACCACCGCCGACCTACCGGACTTCATGCCGCCGGTCGCAACCCCGCGCCCGCGCCGCCTCACGCTCGGCGGCATCGCGATGGGCGCGCTCGGCCTGCTCTTCTCGCTCGCCGTCGGCCTGTGGGTGGATGCGCTGATCCGCGACCTCTTCAGCCGCAACGACTGGCTCGGCTATCTCGCCCTCGCCGCCGCCGCAATCGCGGTGCTCGCCCTTCTCGGCGTGGTGCTGCGCGAACTCATCGGCCTTCGCCGCCTCGCCGCCGTGCAGGACCTCAAGCGCGACGTGATCGAGGCCGCCGCCTCGCCGAAACCCGCCGCCGGCCGCGCCATCGTCGGCCGCCTCGTCCATCTTCTCGCCGCCCGCCCGCAGACGGCGCGCGGCCGCGCACGGCTGGCCGAGACGGAGGGCGAGATCATCGACGCCGCCCATCTCGTCGATCTTGCCGAACGGGAGCTGATGGAACCGCTGGACCGGGAGGCCCGCGCGCTGATCCTCGGCGCAGCCAAGCGCGTCTCCATCGTTACCGCCGTCAGCCCGCGCGCGCTGGTCGATCTCGGTTATGTGATCTACGAATGCAGCCGGCTGGTGCGCGGCATGGCGGAGCTTTACGGCGGCCGGCCGGGCAAGATCGGCATGCTGCGGCTGATGCGCGACGTCGTCGCCCATCTTGCCGTCACCGGCTCCATCGCCATGGGCGACAGCCTCGTGCAGCAGGTCCTCGGCCACGGGCTGGCGTCGAAGCTCTCCGCACGGCTCGGCGAAGGCGTGATCAACGGGCTGATGACGGCGCGCATCGGCATCGCCGCCATGGATCTCTGCCGTCCCATGCCCTTCCGCGCCCTGAAACGCCCGGGCATCGGCGATTTCATCGGCGACCTGACGCCGGGCGGCGGAAGCGGCCGCCGCGACGAGGCGTGACCGGACGGCAACACCCCGTTTTTCAGGCGCCGACACCCCATCAAATGACGAAGGACAAGGCGGCGGGAAACCGTCCATTAACCATTTTCGCGCAAATCTCGTTCCACCAAAGCAAGGCCGCAAGGCCCTCGCCCATCAAGGATCGTTCATGTACCCGCGCACTTCTTTGATCGCCCGCGCCTCCGCAGCGGCCATTCTCGCAGCCACCGCCTTCGCCCTGCCGGCCACCGCCAGTCCGCGCGACAAGGCCTTCTTCGATCAGGTCGCCGGCAACTGGCAGGGCAGCGGCGAAATCGTCGCCGGCAAATACAAGGGCACCAAGTTCAACTGCGACCTGACGGGCGAAAGCGCGGTCGCCAAGAGCGCCGGCATCCAGCTCGACGGTTTCTGCCGCGTCGGCGTGTTCAAGCAGCCGATGTCGGCGCTGATCACCAAGGCCGGCGCCACCTACAAGGGCAAGTTCCTCGACGGCGCGGGCGGCAAGGGCCTCGACATCACCTCCGGCCAGGTCAACGGCAACAAGGTGGTCGTCGGCATCAACCGCCAGAAGCTGAACGGCGCGATGATCGCCCGACTCGAAAGCGACAACAAGATGAACATCACCATCTCGGTGAAGGTCGAGAACAAGATGGTGCCGGTCATCGGCCTGTCGCTCGACCGCAACCTCGACGACATCGCCGTCGGCTCGATCAAGTAAGCCTCAAGGCTTCCACCAGTCCGGGCCGGCGCTCGCCGGCTCGATGCCCGTAATATCCGCATCCCCCAGCCATTCCACGACCGTCCGCCCCGCAACCTCGAGCGTGGGCGCGACATCGGCAAGCGGCATCAGCACGAAGCCGCGCGCCGTCATGCGCGGATGCGGCAGTTCCAGCCGCCCCCCCGATTGCTCCACCCCCTCGAAGGTCAGAACGTCGATATCGATGGTGCGCGGCCCCCAACGCTCCTTGCGCTCGCGCTTCATCACGCGCTCGATATCGAGGCAGGTGTCGAGCAGGGCTTCGGGCGCGAGCGTCGTTTCTACCAGCGCACAGGCATTGAAGAACCAGTCCTGGTCCGTCTTGCCCCATGGCGGCGTCCTGTAAAGCCGCGACACGGCGAGGACGCGACTGTCCGCCCGCCCATCGAGCGCGCGCAGCGCCTCCGCCATCGCCTGCACCGGATCGCCGATATTGCCGCCGAGGCCGAGCGTCGCCTTGCGGAAACCCTCAGACGACATGGTCCACCGTCACCTGCACATAGTCGAGCACGCCGGGCACCGGCGCATTCGGCTTGCGCACGGTGATGCGGGCGCGGGAAATCTGCGGGAAGCGTGCCGCAAGCACGGTGGCGATCTCCTGCGCCAGCGCCTCGATGAGATAGCGGCGCTGGCCGGTGACGATCTTCTCGATCTCCTGGAAGGCGACGCCGTAATCGACGGTGGATTCGATGGCGTCGTCGGAGAGCGGGCGCAAGGGCCGCACCTCCAGCTCCGCATCGACGAAGAAGCGCTGGCCCAGGAATTCCTCGGCATCGTGCAGGCCGTGCCGGGCGAAGAAGGCGCAGTTCTTGAGCGTGATCGTGTAGGTGGTGGTCATGATCTATTCCTGTCTGGCTGGGTGAACGGCGTGCGCCTCGCGCTCCGTCACCTTGCGCCCCGCGGCGAGCATAGCATCCGCCATGGCAAGCGCATCCCTGTTGATTGCGACATCGTGCACCCTGAAGACCGCCGCGCCGGCGACGCGCAGCAGCGCCGTCGTGGCGGCCGTGCCGGCGTCCCGCTCCGCCGCCTCGCGGCCGGTCACGGCCCCGACGAAGCGTTTTCGCGAGGTGCCGGCGAGAATGGGCAGTTCGAAACCGTAAAGCTCGCCGAAGCGCGCCATCAGTTCGAGGTTCTCGTCCGTCTCCTTGGCGAAGCCGAAGCCGGGATCGAGCACCATGGCCTCCCGCTTCACCCCGGCCTCGCG
Protein-coding sequences here:
- the folK gene encoding 2-amino-4-hydroxy-6-hydroxymethyldihydropteridine diphosphokinase, with translation MSSEGFRKATLGLGGNIGDPVQAMAEALRALDGRADSRVLAVSRLYRTPPWGKTDQDWFFNACALVETTLAPEALLDTCLDIERVMKRERKERWGPRTIDIDVLTFEGVEQSGGRLELPHPRMTARGFVLMPLADVAPTLEVAGRTVVEWLGDADITGIEPASAGPDWWKP
- the folB gene encoding dihydroneopterin aldolase encodes the protein MTTTYTITLKNCAFFARHGLHDAEEFLGQRFFVDAELEVRPLRPLSDDAIESTVDYGVAFQEIEKIVTGQRRYLIEALAQEIATVLAARFPQISRARITVRKPNAPVPGVLDYVQVTVDHVV
- a CDS encoding YcjX family GTP-binding protein, yielding MPPSLTTFTDEALLALDALTGRAANLVNPSIRLGVTGLSRAGKTVFISSLVHNLLNGGRLPLFEAGRSGRVSKIRLEPQPDDAVPRFQYEDHIRALVADRLWPDSTRAISQLRLTLDYESASGWGRLFSPGKLSIDIVDYPGEWLLDLPLLGQDFRTFSENTVALAGSGIRAELARDWLALAGTVDPAAEAQEATARTLAEAFTAYLKACKSDERSLSTLPPGRFLMPGDLEGSPALTFAPLPNLTKGTPAKGSLQAMMERRYEAYKTHVVRPFFREHFARLDRQIVLIDALQAINRGAEAVHDLERALGDVLDCFRAGTNSFLSSFVTRRIDRIVIAATKADHLHHESHPRLEAVTRRLVERAIERIGMSGAGIEVMALASVRATREATVKHGGEELPVIVGVPMAGEKIDGETFDGERKTAIFPGDLPQNPDSLFEALESSPEGAPPHPLNFVRFRPPHIEETGGGLKLSVPHIRLDRALQYLIGDRLA
- a CDS encoding YcjF family protein, with amino-acid sequence MNDRPRKPAAFTLPADASAMEPQSEKRSRPPAAFDEAVRLTPDAEDPFIATTADLPDFMPPVATPRPRRLTLGGIAMGALGLLFSLAVGLWVDALIRDLFSRNDWLGYLALAAAAIAVLALLGVVLRELIGLRRLAAVQDLKRDVIEAAASPKPAAGRAIVGRLVHLLAARPQTARGRARLAETEGEIIDAAHLVDLAERELMEPLDREARALILGAAKRVSIVTAVSPRALVDLGYVIYECSRLVRGMAELYGGRPGKIGMLRLMRDVVAHLAVTGSIAMGDSLVQQVLGHGLASKLSARLGEGVINGLMTARIGIAAMDLCRPMPFRALKRPGIGDFIGDLTPGGGSGRRDEA